In Notolabrus celidotus isolate fNotCel1 chromosome 10, fNotCel1.pri, whole genome shotgun sequence, one DNA window encodes the following:
- the hpxa gene encoding hemopexin: MKLLAHILCLCLALALAWADEPETEISTVPDRCEGLEMDAVTVNEEGTPYFFKGDFLFKGFQGLPELFNETFAELDDLHHLDHVDAAFIMHYEESPTDHDRVHLFLDDQVFIYFQHKLEEGYPKNISEVFPGIPDHLDAAVECPKSECEEDSVIFFKGHDIYHYNVKTKAVHEKDFISMPNCTSAFRFMENYYCFHGHMFSKFDPKTGFVHAKYPKEARDYFMRCSKFSDESDDVEREQCSRVHFDAIAADSAGNTCAFRGHYFLHKEVSNGTLHAHTIESAFKELHSDVDAVFCHNENAYMIKGDHIFVYNVAAKPYTLLDGYPKPLKEELGFDGPVNAAFVCEEGVVHVVKGQSMISVDMKTTPPATVIEHPIFSFKRVDAAYCHSGGLEVIVGNHYYHYESPMLFATGKMIPEQHKVSMEMFGCDH, encoded by the exons ATGAAGCTGCTCGCACACATCCTGTGTCTCTGCCTGGCCCTCGCTCTGGCATGGGCCGATGA GCCTGAAACCGAAATATCAA CCGTCCCTGACCGGTGTGAGGGCTTGGAGATGGATGCTGTTACAGTGAACGAAGAAGGAACTCCATACTTTTTCAAGG GTGACTTCCTGTTCAAGGGTTTCCAAGGCTTACCAGAGCTGTTCAATGAGACCTTTGCTGAGCTGGATGACCTTCACCACCTGGACCACGTAGACGCTGCTTTCATTATGCACTACGAGGAAAGCCCCACCGACCATGACCGCGTTCACCTCTTCTTG GACGACCAGGTGTTCATCTATTTCCAACATAAGCTGGAGGAAGGTTACCCCAAGAACATCTCTGAAGTGTTCCCAGGCATTCCTGACCACCTggatgctgctgttgagtgTCCCAAATCAGAGTGTGAGGAAGACTCTGTCATCTTCTTCAAGG GACACGATATCTACCATTACAACGTCAAAACCAAGGCTGTACATGAGAAAGACTTTATCTCCATGCCAAACTGCACGTCTGCTTTCCGCTTCATGGAGAACTATTACTGCTTCCACGGACACATGTTCTCCAAATTCGACCCAAAGACCGGCTTTGTGCACGCCAAATACCCCAAAGAGGCCCGCGACTACTTCATGAGATGCTCCAAGTTTA GTGACGAGAGCGACGACGTGGAAAGAGAGCAATGCAGCCGTGTTCACTTTGATGCCATCGCAGCTGACTCAGCTGGCAACACGTGCGCCTTCAGAG GCCATTACTTCCTTCATAAAGAAGTGAGCAACGGCACACTGCATGCTCACACCATCGAGAGCGCTTTCAAGGAGCTGCACAGTGATGTGGACGCTGTTTTCTGTCACAATGAAAACGCCTACATGATCAAG ggTGACCATATATTTGTTTACAACGTGGCTGCCAAGCCCTACACCCTCCTGGATGGTTACCCCAAGCCTCTGAAGGAGGAGCTGGGCTTCGATGGTCCTGTTAATGCTGCATTTGTCTGTGAAGAGGGTGTTGTTCACGTCGTTAAAG GTCAGAGCATGATATCTGTGGATATGAAGACGACCCCGCCCGCCACTGTAATCGAGCATCCCATTTTCAGCTTTAAGAGAGTCGACGCCGCCTATTGCCACAGTGGAGGACTTGAGGTGATTGTTGGCAACCACTACTACCACTATGAGAGCCCCATGTTGTTTGCCACAGGCAAAATGATCCCTGAGCAGCACAAGGTCTCCATGGAGATGTTCGGCTGTGATCACTAA